A DNA window from Ancylothrix sp. D3o contains the following coding sequences:
- a CDS encoding sigma-70 family RNA polymerase sigma factor: protein MSQSIPLSWSTGEATVVSQVSLPPEKLSNYDLVLRCQEGLHPDRAAFAELLRRYQSHVEKVLYHLAPDWQDRADLSQEIWIRVYRNVKRLNDPVKFRGWLSRIATNLFYDELRKRKRVRDPLSLDAPRMLEDGEMDWEIASAEPGPEENLTTTEFYDKLRSAIADLPEVFRTTIVLREIDGMAYEEIAEITGVSLGTVKSRIARARQRLQVELQSYLDGR, encoded by the coding sequence ATGAGCCAGTCTATTCCTTTGTCTTGGTCAACGGGTGAGGCAACAGTTGTTTCTCAAGTGTCACTGCCCCCAGAAAAACTTTCTAACTATGACTTGGTGCTGCGGTGCCAGGAAGGGCTGCACCCAGACCGCGCGGCCTTTGCCGAGTTGCTGCGTCGGTACCAGTCTCATGTTGAAAAAGTTTTATATCATTTGGCGCCGGATTGGCAAGACCGGGCAGATTTGTCCCAAGAAATCTGGATTCGCGTTTATCGCAATGTTAAGCGCTTAAATGACCCCGTGAAATTCCGGGGTTGGTTAAGTCGCATCGCCACTAATCTTTTTTACGACGAACTCAGAAAGCGCAAACGAGTCCGTGATCCGCTTTCTCTTGATGCACCTCGGATGCTTGAAGATGGCGAGATGGATTGGGAAATTGCCTCCGCTGAACCAGGCCCAGAAGAAAATTTGACTACCACAGAGTTTTATGACAAACTCAGATCAGCAATTGCCGATTTGCCAGAAGTTTTTCGCACTACAATAGTGTTAAGAGAAATTGATGGCATGGCTTATGAAGAAATTGCTGAGATCACCGGCGTGTCTCTGGGAACGGTGAAATCACGAATTGCTCGCGCTCGTCAGCGTTTGCAAGTCGAATTACAAAGCTATCTTGATGGCCGATAA
- a CDS encoding zf-HC2 domain-containing protein gives MNTIKRDRFELLSAYFDGEVTAAERRQVEEWLQEPEMQLLYARLMSLRGGLQKMPVPAPQMTAEETAKQVFVKLDRRPKRLLLWGGGAIAAMFIAGVSALMGQQSFTPQFAQTPQINESSDGLMIALNSPVIEIPKASVANPDKSVISRALIVE, from the coding sequence GTGAATACAATTAAGCGTGATCGTTTTGAATTGCTCAGCGCCTACTTTGATGGCGAAGTAACGGCAGCCGAACGCCGTCAAGTCGAAGAGTGGTTGCAAGAGCCGGAAATGCAACTCTTGTACGCTCGTTTAATGAGCTTGCGCGGCGGCTTACAAAAAATGCCGGTGCCGGCTCCTCAAATGACGGCAGAAGAAACTGCAAAACAAGTTTTTGTTAAGTTAGATCGTCGGCCTAAACGACTGTTGTTGTGGGGCGGTGGTGCCATAGCGGCGATGTTTATTGCTGGTGTTTCCGCATTAATGGGGCAGCAATCTTTTACGCCACAATTTGCCCAAACTCCTCAAATAAATGAGTCTTCTGATGGTTTAATGATTGCTTTAAATAGTCCTGTTATTGAAATTCCAAAGGCGTCGGTGGCGAACCCTGATAAATCGGTTATTTCAAGAGCTTTAATTGTTGAATAA
- a CDS encoding gamma-glutamylcyclotransferase, with protein MVKVFVYGTLKPGEYNYLRFCAGKVISSQPAITRGKLYSLRVGYPGMVEEAGIVEGFLLCFKDDAVLEDLDKLEEYDPNRPAELNEYQRKQVEIFTPPTSPPPTTATFDEVIAGCQSLGKVWTYFMTKEKAKELGGVLIESGCWVAGNTPYVGR; from the coding sequence GTGGTAAAAGTCTTTGTGTACGGAACCCTAAAACCTGGAGAGTATAACTATTTGCGATTTTGCGCCGGCAAAGTCATTTCGTCACAACCGGCCATTACGCGGGGAAAGCTTTATTCATTGCGAGTTGGATATCCGGGGATGGTAGAGGAAGCCGGTATTGTAGAAGGCTTTTTGCTGTGTTTTAAAGACGATGCTGTGTTAGAGGATCTTGACAAACTCGAAGAATATGACCCAAACCGGCCCGCCGAATTAAACGAATATCAACGAAAACAAGTAGAAATTTTTACCCCCCCAACTTCGCCACCCCCAACAACAGCAACTTTTGATGAAGTGATAGCCGGTTGTCAGTCTTTGGGCAAAGTTTGGACGTATTTTATGACAAAAGAAAAAGCGAAAGAATTGGGGGGAGTTCTGATAGAGTCTGGTTGTTGGGTTGCAGGAAATACCCCTTATGTGGGCCGGTGA
- a CDS encoding COP23 domain-containing protein, which translates to MNFKSIFRLATAGLLSVAGISLLNAAPTMAQTAVSASSFQCKQDGYYVTVAVKNNGAISDPLVVWKTEEFSDAGYTPEVRCEEVTSRLNSAVDRNGGSLNGLYLTAGRVNGLPVLCTVNNAKGGCNTNNLLFTLKRGNDPNAVLQKLFAASASGTPIQQSGGQSYVDLNKLVQQLF; encoded by the coding sequence ATGAACTTTAAATCTATTTTCCGCCTCGCTACTGCTGGCCTGCTTTCAGTGGCCGGTATTTCCCTGTTAAACGCAGCCCCAACAATGGCTCAAACGGCAGTATCGGCTAGTTCGTTTCAGTGCAAGCAAGATGGTTATTATGTAACCGTTGCAGTTAAAAATAATGGCGCAATTTCTGATCCGCTGGTTGTTTGGAAAACCGAAGAATTTAGCGATGCCGGTTATACGCCAGAGGTGCGTTGCGAAGAAGTTACCAGCCGACTTAACAGCGCTGTAGATCGCAATGGTGGCTCTTTAAATGGCTTATATTTAACAGCCGGGCGTGTTAATGGTTTGCCGGTTTTGTGTACCGTGAATAATGCAAAAGGCGGTTGTAATACCAATAACCTTTTGTTTACCTTAAAACGCGGCAATGACCCCAACGCCGTCTTACAAAAATTATTTGCAGCCAGTGCTAGTGGGACTCCCATTCAACAATCTGGCGGTCAATCTTATGTGGATTTGAATAAATTAGTCCAGCAATTATTTTAG
- a CDS encoding serine protease gives MFFPRRRFAYLMGIVAALVVTIPIMAAQKDLTKTQVDAISSRTTVVIAQGLQKGDIEARQEWNPGSGVIVARSGNVYYVLTALHVVRTRDVVYGVRTSDGEVHFVDDVETHDNIHFFGKEDENLGETIKGFDLAIVKFKSDKNYPLAVMGKSQGMEKGEAIYISGWPNPEEETARRERKFSAGNLTTIVNQPSGDGGYSMLYDNQTRRGMSGGPVFNSSGELIGIHGRGRAQDNVYCIDPKLSAENSCGIQSLHFLSEVELAKIPLRFKEPPVDLGEIEKLPVDDVIENIYEEFTFDKAALLRDGPSGGCESLLLGDPCP, from the coding sequence ATGTTTTTTCCTCGAAGGCGATTTGCGTATTTGATGGGAATTGTCGCTGCATTGGTCGTCACAATTCCGATTATGGCGGCGCAAAAAGACTTGACAAAAACGCAAGTTGATGCTATATCATCCCGAACAACAGTAGTGATTGCCCAGGGTTTACAAAAGGGAGATATTGAAGCTAGACAAGAATGGAACCCTGGATCTGGGGTGATTGTGGCCCGGAGTGGCAATGTTTATTATGTGTTAACAGCCCTTCACGTTGTACGGACGCGAGATGTGGTGTATGGGGTGAGGACGAGTGATGGAGAAGTGCATTTTGTCGATGATGTGGAAACTCACGACAATATACATTTTTTTGGCAAAGAAGATGAAAATTTAGGGGAAACAATTAAGGGTTTTGATTTAGCAATTGTTAAATTTAAAAGCGATAAAAATTATCCGCTGGCGGTGATGGGAAAGTCGCAGGGGATGGAAAAAGGCGAGGCAATTTATATTTCTGGATGGCCGAATCCAGAAGAAGAAACAGCGCGGCGAGAGCGCAAATTTTCGGCGGGGAATTTAACAACGATTGTTAACCAGCCTTCGGGGGATGGGGGTTATAGTATGCTTTATGATAATCAAACACGGCGGGGAATGAGTGGGGGGCCGGTTTTTAATAGTAGCGGTGAGTTAATTGGAATTCATGGAAGGGGTAGAGCGCAGGATAATGTTTATTGTATTGACCCAAAATTAAGCGCAGAAAATAGTTGTGGGATACAGTCACTTCATTTTTTGAGTGAGGTGGAATTGGCGAAGATACCGTTAAGATTTAAAGAGCCGCCGGTGGATTTAGGAGAAATAGAAAAATTGCCGGTGGATGATGTGATTGAAAATATTTATGAGGAGTTTACGTTTGATAAAGCGGCATTATTGAGGGATGGGCCTTCTGGGGGGTGTGAGAGTTTGTTGTTGGGTGATCCTTGCCCTTAG
- a CDS encoding iron uptake porin encodes MKVFPVIAAALLAVVPSLKTEARQPMLAKTGPLQPLQTGMGRLAMDFEEPAPTNEEMNQMPSVSQLSDVQPKDWAFEALRNLVERYGCISGYPDGTFRGNRALTRYEFAAGLNACLERVTQVINDSTSNYVRQEDLETLQRLQTEFAAELASLRGRIDSLEDRTTQLEQQPVSDTTAVFGGEAIFALTGSAGGNPPGRRSEPNFSYLTRLGIVSTFTGKDRLRLELSSGNFEGRGLASPNVFNTDMALLSYQGGTSNQIQLDKVEYRFAGFDDRVVFTLRPVGFSLSSVLTANSPYFDAGRGALSRFAEASPLFKIGNLDAGVGFDWLVTDRLRLQVAYGTGDSNSSNKGNGVFGADRSALGVQLLAKPADNVLTGLAYINAYSNEGRLDTFTGSFISDTNGFLNQPAEIQALSGTLQWRINRKITLGTWGGWIFSNSTVSDASATTTTYLFSVGISDPFGREGDLLAFLFGQPPKLVRGNNLFLGEDEGTSLHLEAFYRFRVTDNISITPGFFVVFNPEHNYDNNDIFIGTVRTTFRF; translated from the coding sequence ATGAAGGTATTTCCAGTTATAGCGGCTGCGCTTTTGGCTGTAGTTCCTAGCCTCAAGACGGAGGCTAGACAACCAATGCTGGCTAAGACCGGCCCTTTGCAACCATTGCAAACCGGCATGGGTCGTTTAGCGATGGATTTTGAGGAACCGGCCCCAACAAATGAGGAAATGAATCAAATGCCGTCGGTTTCCCAGTTATCGGATGTACAGCCGAAGGATTGGGCCTTTGAGGCGTTACGAAATTTGGTTGAGCGCTATGGTTGTATTAGCGGTTATCCTGATGGAACTTTTCGGGGAAATCGTGCTTTAACGAGGTATGAATTTGCGGCAGGTTTAAATGCTTGTTTGGAGAGAGTTACGCAAGTAATTAATGATTCGACAAGCAATTATGTTAGGCAAGAAGATTTAGAAACCTTACAAAGATTACAAACAGAATTTGCGGCGGAATTAGCCAGTTTAAGAGGGAGAATTGATAGCCTTGAAGACCGCACAACTCAACTCGAACAACAGCCGGTTTCTGATACGACGGCAGTTTTTGGGGGGGAAGCGATTTTTGCTTTGACGGGTTCTGCCGGTGGAAATCCGCCAGGGAGAAGAAGTGAACCGAATTTTAGTTATTTAACAAGGCTGGGTATAGTTTCAACTTTTACCGGCAAAGATCGGCTGAGGTTAGAGTTATCTAGCGGCAATTTTGAGGGGCGAGGTTTGGCTAGTCCGAATGTTTTTAATACGGATATGGCTTTGCTTTCGTATCAAGGGGGTACGAGTAATCAAATTCAACTTGATAAGGTAGAATATCGCTTTGCTGGGTTTGATGACCGGGTGGTTTTTACGCTTAGGCCGGTGGGGTTTAGTCTCAGTAGTGTTTTAACGGCCAATTCTCCTTATTTTGATGCGGGAAGAGGTGCTCTTTCTCGGTTTGCGGAGGCTAGTCCGTTGTTTAAAATTGGTAATTTAGATGCGGGTGTGGGGTTTGATTGGTTGGTGACTGACCGGCTGCGTTTGCAGGTGGCTTATGGTACGGGAGATAGTAATTCTTCTAACAAAGGTAACGGTGTTTTTGGGGCAGATCGCAGTGCTTTGGGGGTGCAATTGTTGGCGAAGCCGGCGGATAATGTTTTGACGGGTTTGGCTTATATTAATGCCTATTCTAATGAGGGCCGGTTGGATACTTTTACGGGGAGTTTTATTAGTGATACGAATGGGTTTTTAAATCAGCCGGCAGAAATTCAAGCCCTAAGTGGGACGCTACAATGGCGAATTAATCGTAAAATTACGTTAGGCACTTGGGGTGGTTGGATTTTTAGTAATTCGACCGTAAGTGATGCCTCTGCAACAACTACGACATATCTATTTTCTGTGGGGATTTCTGATCCTTTTGGCAGAGAAGGTGATTTACTGGCTTTTTTGTTTGGTCAACCGCCGAAGTTAGTTAGAGGTAATAATTTGTTTTTGGGTGAAGATGAGGGTACTTCTTTACATTTGGAGGCGTTTTATCGGTTTCGTGTGACGGATAATATTTCGATTACGCCTGGGTTTTTTGTTGTTTTTAATCCAGAGCATAATTATGATAATAATGATATTTTCATTGGGACTGTTCGGACAACTTTTCGTTTTTAA
- a CDS encoding Calx-beta domain-containing protein produces MAVFFGTQNQDTLTGIVGNDIIFGLQGDDSLLGFAGNNVIFGDEGNDIILGNIGNDVLIGGSGSDFLFGSDGNDTLYGNEESNTLVGGAGEDLFVLELTLGSEPDFITDFEFGRDKIGLPPGVNFENLTFTVLPNPTTVRILETGISEVVESGEILVQLIPDNQRPRTLARLQYIGETPSLSDPNNFITNLSPITSVIQFSSPSFILGENGSPSNAITLNRNGDTSTEATVNLNLNNGIGTPLTDFSLSTISVNFAPNETTKIVTIPIINDNLFEAQKAFNLTLSNPSTGTTIGGQSTSILLLNDDDTSLEFSNSSFTVNENGNSVSAVTVTRTGNLFQTVSTTLTLSNGTGTASQDYNNNPIELIFTPGVSVQTVNIPIANDTLVEGSETINLALENPSEQVNIGSNGTAILNILDDDVSFQFSSPTYSINEDGTPLSPVNIIRRGDLTKQVSATLTLTNGTASSPEDYINTPIEVIFAPNETSKIVNIPIVNDLQNESSETVNLTLGNPSAGERVSANNIAVLEIIDNDPLPTPVPPTTPTPPSSSTLTPGTIEFSQGSFLINDNGVSIAAVTLTRTGGSDGIVSATISLSDGTATAGQDYNNTPITVTFADGELAKTINIPIIDDTLVEVSETINLGLNNPTGGAIIGNQNTATLTIARSDMPALLDFENAGNLNAVQNLYASQGISFSENALSIMSSKALDELGRQDEFGGNFGTPPSGTTALTYGESDQIIMNVAGGFDSLLSFFYASPYRTHSVNIYDGLGATGNLLGSISLPQTQAGFLPDAYSIFNQITLPFSGIARSVSFGDFANKLVLDNILLGS; encoded by the coding sequence ATGGCAGTATTTTTTGGCACCCAAAATCAAGATACCCTCACCGGCATTGTTGGAAATGATATTATTTTTGGTCTTCAAGGGGATGATAGTTTGCTGGGATTTGCCGGCAATAATGTGATTTTTGGCGATGAAGGCAACGATATTATTTTAGGCAATATCGGTAATGATGTTTTAATTGGCGGTAGTGGGTCAGATTTTCTGTTTGGCAGTGATGGCAATGATACGCTTTATGGAAATGAGGAATCTAATACTTTAGTAGGTGGTGCGGGGGAAGATTTATTTGTACTTGAATTAACCCTGGGTTCTGAACCAGACTTTATTACAGACTTTGAATTTGGCAGAGATAAAATCGGCTTACCCCCTGGTGTTAATTTTGAAAATTTAACCTTCACAGTTCTGCCAAACCCAACCACAGTTAGGATTTTAGAAACCGGCATTTCAGAGGTAGTCGAAAGTGGGGAAATTTTGGTTCAACTTATCCCAGATAATCAGCGTCCTAGAACTTTGGCACGTCTGCAATACATCGGCGAAACACCCAGTCTTTCTGACCCCAATAATTTTATCACTAACCTCAGCCCCATCACGAGTGTCATTCAATTTAGTTCTCCCTCTTTTATTCTCGGTGAAAACGGTAGTCCTTCCAACGCTATTACCTTAAATCGCAATGGGGACACCAGCACAGAAGCAACTGTAAACCTTAATTTAAACAACGGCATTGGTACGCCATTAACTGATTTTTCTTTATCGACAATTTCGGTGAATTTTGCACCCAATGAAACCACAAAAATTGTGACTATCCCTATTATTAATGATAATTTATTTGAAGCTCAAAAAGCTTTTAATCTGACTTTATCTAATCCCAGCACCGGCACCACAATAGGCGGACAAAGCACAAGCATTTTATTACTAAATGATGACGACACTAGCCTAGAATTTTCTAACTCAAGTTTTACTGTCAATGAAAACGGAAATTCTGTGTCTGCTGTCACCGTTACCCGCACCGGCAATCTTTTTCAAACGGTTAGCACTACCCTCACTCTCAGCAACGGCACCGGCACCGCTTCTCAAGATTACAATAACAATCCCATTGAACTTATTTTTACCCCAGGCGTAAGCGTTCAAACCGTCAACATTCCCATTGCCAACGATACCTTAGTTGAAGGTTCAGAAACCATCAATCTTGCCTTAGAAAACCCCTCCGAACAAGTAAATATTGGTTCTAATGGTACGGCAATTTTAAATATTTTAGATGACGATGTTTCCTTTCAATTTAGCTCACCTACCTACAGCATTAATGAAGACGGGACACCTCTTTCTCCTGTTAACATTATCCGCAGAGGAGACTTGACAAAACAAGTTAGTGCCACCCTTACCCTTACCAATGGCACGGCTTCATCGCCAGAAGATTATATCAACACCCCCATCGAAGTAATTTTTGCGCCCAATGAAACTAGCAAAATTGTCAATATTCCGATTGTCAATGATCTACAAAATGAATCTTCAGAAACGGTTAATTTAACATTAGGAAATCCCAGCGCAGGCGAAAGAGTGAGTGCCAATAATATCGCCGTTCTCGAAATTATAGATAACGATCCGCTTCCCACACCAGTACCTCCCACCACACCAACACCGCCATCATCATCGACACTCACTCCGGGGACAATAGAATTCAGTCAAGGAAGCTTTTTGATCAACGATAATGGCGTATCTATTGCCGCCGTTACCCTCACTCGTACAGGTGGAAGTGATGGCATTGTTAGCGCCACAATTTCCCTCAGCGATGGCACCGCCACTGCCGGTCAAGACTACAATAATACGCCCATTACAGTCACTTTTGCCGATGGAGAATTAGCCAAAACTATCAATATTCCGATTATCGATGATACCCTGGTTGAAGTTTCAGAAACCATCAATCTTGGGTTAAATAACCCTACAGGAGGTGCAATTATTGGTAATCAAAATACAGCTACTCTTACGATTGCCAGGAGTGATATGCCGGCCTTATTAGACTTTGAAAATGCCGGTAATTTAAACGCAGTTCAAAACTTATATGCCTCTCAGGGAATAAGCTTTTCCGAAAATGCCCTAAGCATCATGTCATCCAAAGCATTAGATGAATTAGGAAGACAAGACGAATTTGGCGGAAACTTCGGCACACCCCCCAGCGGAACAACAGCTTTAACTTATGGCGAAAGTGATCAAATAATAATGAACGTAGCCGGTGGATTTGATAGCCTATTATCGTTTTTCTACGCATCTCCCTACCGCACCCATAGCGTAAACATTTATGATGGATTGGGAGCAACCGGCAACCTTTTAGGCTCAATTTCTTTACCCCAAACCCAGGCCGGTTTCTTACCTGATGCCTACAGTATTTTTAATCAAATTACCCTACCTTTTTCTGGCATTGCCCGTTCAGTTTCCTTTGGTGATTTTGCCAATAAACTTGTTTTAGATAACATCCTACTCGGTTCGTAA
- the leuS gene encoding leucine--tRNA ligase: MESRYNPASLEQKWQKTWEQQNIDSTPTGNEKPKFYALSMFPYPSGNLHMGHVRNYTITDVIARLKRMQGYRVLQPMGWDAFGLPAENAAIERGIAPAVWTYQNIGQMKGQLQKLGISYDWEKELATCSPEYYRWTQWIFLQFYKAGLAYQKEAAVNWDPIDQTVLANEQVDSEGRSWRSGAKVERKLLRQWFLKITDYAEQLLNDLDKLTGWPERVKLMQANWIGKSTGAYLEFPIVGSQEKIPVFTTRPDTVYGVTYVVLAPEHPLTLQVTTADNQQVVETFIKEVASQSELDRTADDKPKRGIPTGATAINPFTGQEIPIWIADYVLYEYGTGAVMGVPAHDVRDYKFAKEQNLPIKVVIIPESATGEETLSAAYTEPGTMINSGPFDGTASTAGKEAVVKYAEENGYGKARIQYRLRDWLISRQRYWGAPIPIIHCPNCGALPVPDADLPVRLPEDVEFSGRGASPLAKLENWVNVACPSCGTPAKRETDTMDTFIDSSWYFLRYPDAKNENKAFDPKITNDWMPVDQYVGGIEHAILHLLYSRFFVKVLRDCGLLNFDEPFSRLLTQGMVQGTTYKNPVTGKYVPPTKIKDPTNPEDPETGEKLQVFYEKMSKSKYNGVDPLEVMAKYGADTARMFILFKAPPEKDLEWDDADVEGQFRFLNRVWRLVTEFAGTQKKPAKNKDQDTKEEKDLRRAIHIAIKEVSEDLEGEYQFNTAISEMMKLSNALNDASCKNSPVYVEGVETLITLLAPFSPHIAEELWHQIGNQDSVHKQSWPEVDTSALVVDEITLVIQIMGKTRGTIQAPATADKENLEKIARESEVAKRHIEGKEIKKVIVVPGKLVNFVIG; the protein is encoded by the coding sequence GTGGAGTCCCGATATAACCCAGCATCCCTAGAGCAAAAATGGCAAAAAACCTGGGAACAACAAAACATAGACAGCACCCCCACCGGCAACGAAAAACCTAAATTCTATGCCTTATCCATGTTCCCCTACCCATCAGGCAACCTGCACATGGGGCACGTCCGCAACTATACCATCACCGACGTCATAGCCAGACTCAAGCGGATGCAAGGATATCGCGTATTACAACCGATGGGATGGGACGCCTTTGGACTCCCCGCCGAAAACGCCGCCATTGAACGCGGAATTGCCCCCGCTGTATGGACTTATCAAAACATCGGCCAAATGAAAGGGCAACTGCAAAAACTCGGCATTTCCTACGACTGGGAAAAAGAACTCGCCACCTGTTCCCCAGAATATTATCGCTGGACACAATGGATATTTTTACAATTTTATAAAGCCGGCCTCGCTTACCAAAAAGAAGCCGCCGTCAACTGGGACCCCATCGATCAAACCGTACTCGCCAACGAACAAGTAGACAGCGAAGGAAGATCCTGGCGATCTGGCGCCAAAGTTGAACGCAAACTCCTCCGTCAATGGTTCCTCAAAATCACCGACTACGCCGAACAACTCTTAAACGACCTCGACAAACTCACCGGCTGGCCAGAAAGAGTTAAACTCATGCAAGCCAACTGGATTGGAAAATCCACCGGCGCCTACCTCGAATTTCCCATCGTCGGATCACAGGAAAAAATCCCCGTTTTCACCACCCGTCCCGATACCGTCTACGGCGTCACCTACGTTGTCTTGGCACCAGAACACCCCCTCACCCTCCAAGTTACAACAGCAGACAATCAGCAAGTTGTCGAAACCTTCATTAAAGAAGTCGCCAGCCAAAGCGAACTAGACCGCACAGCCGATGACAAACCGAAACGCGGTATCCCCACCGGTGCCACAGCCATAAACCCCTTCACCGGCCAAGAAATCCCGATTTGGATTGCCGATTATGTGCTATACGAATATGGTACTGGCGCTGTGATGGGCGTCCCAGCACATGATGTGAGAGATTATAAATTTGCTAAAGAACAAAATCTCCCTATTAAAGTCGTTATCATTCCCGAATCAGCAACAGGGGAAGAAACCTTAAGCGCCGCTTATACAGAACCAGGTACAATGATTAACTCCGGCCCCTTTGACGGCACAGCCTCCACAGCCGGCAAAGAAGCTGTAGTCAAATACGCCGAAGAAAACGGCTATGGCAAAGCTCGCATCCAATACCGGCTCAGAGATTGGCTGATTTCCCGTCAGCGCTATTGGGGCGCCCCCATCCCCATCATCCACTGTCCCAACTGTGGCGCACTCCCCGTGCCCGATGCAGACTTGCCGGTGCGCCTCCCCGAAGACGTCGAATTTAGCGGACGCGGCGCCTCTCCCCTAGCCAAACTCGAAAACTGGGTAAACGTCGCCTGTCCGAGTTGTGGCACCCCCGCCAAACGGGAAACCGATACAATGGATACCTTTATCGACTCTTCCTGGTACTTCCTGCGCTACCCCGACGCCAAAAACGAAAACAAGGCATTTGACCCTAAAATTACTAACGATTGGATGCCGGTTGATCAATACGTCGGCGGGATTGAACACGCGATTTTGCATTTACTATATTCGCGCTTTTTTGTCAAGGTGTTGCGGGATTGTGGGTTATTAAATTTTGATGAACCCTTCAGCCGTCTGCTGACTCAAGGAATGGTACAGGGAACTACCTACAAAAACCCTGTGACCGGCAAATACGTTCCCCCCACTAAAATTAAAGATCCAACTAATCCCGAAGATCCCGAAACCGGCGAAAAATTGCAAGTCTTTTACGAAAAAATGTCGAAGTCGAAATACAACGGCGTTGATCCTCTGGAAGTGATGGCAAAATACGGTGCAGATACGGCGCGGATGTTTATTTTATTCAAAGCGCCGCCAGAGAAAGACTTAGAATGGGATGATGCGGATGTTGAGGGACAATTTCGCTTTCTTAACCGAGTTTGGCGTTTAGTTACAGAATTTGCCGGCACCCAGAAAAAACCAGCAAAAAACAAGGATCAAGATACAAAAGAAGAAAAAGATTTACGCCGCGCCATTCACATTGCGATCAAAGAAGTCAGCGAAGATTTAGAAGGGGAGTATCAATTTAATACTGCCATTTCTGAAATGATGAAACTTAGCAATGCTTTAAATGATGCAAGTTGTAAAAATTCGCCGGTGTATGTGGAAGGTGTCGAAACTTTGATTACTTTACTTGCACCGTTTTCGCCGCATATTGCTGAAGAATTATGGCATCAAATCGGCAATCAAGATTCTGTGCATAAGCAATCTTGGCCGGAAGTTGATACATCTGCTTTAGTGGTAGATGAAATTACCCTGGTGATTCAAATTATGGGCAAAACACGAGGTACTATTCAAGCACCGGCCACCGCTGATAAAGAAAACCTCGAAAAAATTGCCCGTGAATCAGAAGTTGCTAAACGCCATATTGAAGGAAAAGAAATCAAAAAAGTGATTGTTGTCCCTGGGAAGTTGGTTAATTTTGTGATTGGTTAA